The sequence TTCCGGCGCTGGCGCGAAGGGGTGCCCGCCGATCTGCGCAGCGACTGGTTGCACATTGGCGATTTCCACCTCTTTGCCGCCAATACTGCCGATCCGATGCGTATCCGCCCCGGTATCCTGCGCGAGAATGATATCCGGCGGATCTGCGCCGGGCTTGCAGCGGCGCCATCCGCGGCATTCAGGGTGCTGGTCTGCCACCATCCGCTCGAAGAACCACCAGGATTTGATCGCGGCGAGACGCGCAATGCCGCGCAGGGTATGGCGCGTCTGGTGAAAGCGGGTCTGGATATCAGCCTGAGCGGGCATCTGCATCACTGGCAGCCCGGTCTGGGCGTAACCGAAACGAACACCCGCCCACTGTTGCAGATCCAGTCCGGCACTGCGCTTTGCGCCCGCCCGGGCGAGAAAAACCACGGCTTCGCGTTGCTGGAATCCCATCCGGGCGGCGTCAGCGTCACGCCCTGGCTGCTTGACGAGGCTGAAAAACGCTTTTGCCCCGCCAAAGCGGTGAGCTTCCGGTGGAGCGATGAAGGCTGGCTTCGGGAGAGGTGAGCGGGCTCAGTTTTGCCTGTTCAGGGCAGCCATGGCTGAATGAGCAGGGAAGCAGAATCTCGCGCTCATCTGACGGCAGCTTTTCAGGCGCTGCCCCGACATCCTCAACCTCGCGCTGACACTTTCCCCAAAGCGTCCACATGTTATTGCAAAGAATGGTGAGAACCAGGATGACAGAGTGTCAGGGCTCGCAGACGCATATGACGATCAAATTGCGCTGCCCGACAAAACGGACCGGGCCCTGCACCGCATCTTCAGGGCTGTCGGAGCGATGCCCGCGATACAGCCCGGACAAGTCGTTTGCAGCACCGCCGAACGGGAAGCAGCTGCACCGCCCATTCCAGAACCAAACTGATCGTCATCGCAAAAAGCAGTGCGACGATAATCGCGATCCAGGTGTTTTCGCCAAACCAGTGCCCGGCGAGATTGCCTGCAAGCGTCATGAAAAGCGCCCAGCAGATGCCTGCAACCGTGCACCAGGGCAGAAAGCGCCCATAGCTGGTATCGACCATTCCTGCCGCCAGATTGGTCGTGATGCGCAGGCCCGGCAAATAGCGCATCGAGACCAGGGTAAGGCCAAGACGCTTTTCCAGACCTGCTTCGACCTTCAGGATCAGCGGCTCCAGCCGGCGCAAATAGCCCGAGGTGAGACGCTGCCGGTCCACCATTCTGCCGACCCCGTAAGCCACATGATCCCCCAGCACAGAACCAAGCGCCGCCGCCAGCATCAGTGGCCAAAGCAGCGGCTGGCCTTCAGCGGCGGCGAGCGCCGCCAGCGGCACCACCACGGTTTCGGCCGGCACCGGCGGAATGAAACCGTCCCCCATCACGCAAAGAAAGACGATCAGATAGATCCATGGCGAGCGCGCCATGGGCATGACGATGTCGTTGATAATTTCCATGGCATCCGGGATCAGAAAGAGGGCGGTAAGTCGCACCGGTCCCGCTACCACGGCGACCTGACCTGAACCTGATGCGGGCCAACCCGGGATGCTATCAGGTTCCGGTCAGCCGCATCCCTTATCAGGACCTCGGATTAACGAAGAGTGCCGCCGATGGAAATCTGGGAAGCAGCCGTTCTGGGGCTGTTGCAGGGCCTGACCGAGTTTCTGCCGGTCTCCTCAAGCGCGCATCTGCGCATCGCGGGCGCGGTGATGCCGGCCGCGCATGATCCGGGGGCCGCCTTCACTGCCATCGTGCAGATCGGCACTGAACTGGCGGTTTTGCTGTATTTCCGCCGTGAGATCCTCGCGATCTGGCGCGCGATGGCACGGCAGATTGGTGGCAGGGCCTTTGATGCTGATGCGGCCCGGCTGGGTTGGCTGATCGCGATCGGCACGCTGCCGATTGTCGGGCTTGGGCTGGCTTTTGCAGATCTGATCGAAACCGCCTTGCGCAACCTTTATGTCACCGCTGCCATGCTGATCGCCTTTGGGATCGTGCTGGGGCTGGCGGACAGGTTCGGCAGCCGCAAGAAGGCGTTGCGCCAGCTTGGCTGGCGGGCCGGTATTTTGCTAGGTTTTGCCCAGGCTCTGGCACTGATCCCCGGTGTCTCGCGCTCGGGTGCGACGATCAGCGCCGGGCTCTTGCTGGGCTTTCGCCGCGAGGATGCGGCACGATATGCCTTCCTGCTGGCGATCCCTGCCGTGTTCGGCTCGGGCTTTTATCAATTGTTCAAATCGATGGGAGTGCCGGATCAGGCCGGGCTCGCCCCGACCGCTGTGGGCACCGCCGTGGCGTTTCTGAGCGGCTATATGGTTATCGTGGCCTTCATGCGTCTGATCACGACCGCCTCTTTCCTGCCCTTTGTCTGCTACCGGATCGGGCTTGGCCTTATCTTGCTGGCCTTGCTCCTGACCGGAGGGCTGGCGCCGGTCTGATCCGCCGGGACGTGCGGGGTCAGGACAGCGGCAGCACCAGCTCGACACAGAAAGCCTCGTTATGCGCTATGGTCGCGGTGCCGCCGAGATTGGCCATCGCCTGACGCACGATGGCGAGTCCAAGGCCAGTGCCGCCCTCGCTTTGCCGCCCCTTGCGAAAGCGGTCAAACAACAGCTCGGCTTCGGCCGCCGGTGCGGCGGGCCCTTCATCCGAGACCCGGATGACCGCGCGATTGTCCGGCAGGGCCTGCAGCGACAGCGTCAGCCGGCCCTGGCCATGTTTCAGCGCATTGTCGAGCAGATTGCGCACCGCCTGGCGCAGCTGCCCGCCGCCCCGCGCCAGCATCAGCCCCTCGCTGAGCTCCAGCGTCAGCGCGCGCCCGGCGGCCTCGCAGGCGGGCAGCATAGCGGCGGCGGCATCGCGCAGGATACGCGCCACCGCCACCGGGGCCTCTGCGGCTCCGCCAAGGTTTTCGTGATCAAGCCGCGCCAGATCGAGCAATTGCTGCAGCAGATGGCGCATCTCGTCCATATCGTGGCGAATGGCCTGCCAGTCGGGTTTTACGCCCATTTCCGCATTTTGCAGCCGCAGATCCAGCACCGCAAGCGGCGTGCGCAGCTCATGCGCCGCATCTGCCGTAAAGCGTTTCTCCATCGCATAGGCCTCGGCCAGCCGGTCGAGAGCGATATTGGCGGAACGGGCGAGCGGCAGGATCTCTACGGGCAGCTCTTCCAGCGGGATGCGGCGGTCAGGGGTGGATTTGCTGATGGTCGCGGCCAGCGCGGCAGCCCGGTGTACCGAACCAAGCGCCCAGTCCGACAGCATCCGGATCGAGATCAGGCTGATCAGCGCCAGAATCGCAATCACCACCACAGAGCCGGTCATGCGGTCACGGAAAATCTGGCAGAGCTCTTCGCATTCTGCCCAGTCATTGCGACCCAGTATCAGCACCTTATCGGCGCCGACCGCCCGCACTGCCATCGTGGAGGGGATCTGATCAGGGCGGCTCAAAGGGGGAATGAACGTGAGAGCAGGCTGCGCCGCCGGGCTATGGGCGATCAGCCTGCCATCTGCCGTATAGAGCGCATAGCGCCAGTCGGATGCTGAGAAGTGATGCGGCAGACGGGCAATGTCATCAGGTGCCGGCGGCCGCGGCAGTCCTGCCAGCAGGATCTCGATCTGTTCGCGGAACACATGGTCGCGGACATCATTGTCCAGATCCAGAAGATATATCGCCACATTCACCACGCCAAGGGTGAATACCGCCGCCATCACCAGGATCAGACGGCTGCGAAGACTATTGATCCGGCGCATTCGTCCCCCGAGCGCCAGCCGGTAGCCAAGACCGCGCAGGGTCTCGATCCGCACCGAAGTCGGCGTCGCCGACAGTTTTTTGCGCAGACGGGACACGATGGCCTCAACGGCATTCGGGTCACAGGCTCGTCCAGCGAGTAAAGCCTGTCCTCAATGCTGTCCTTAATCACCACACCGGGGGCCGCGCGGATCATCTCTTCGAGCAGCGCATATTCCTTGCGGGC is a genomic window of Gemmobacter sp. 24YEA27 containing:
- a CDS encoding metallophosphoesterase produces the protein MTKLLHLTDLHFGAERQDLTPALARAIALADPDVIAVSGDLTHRARPEQFTAAVAFLRQLGRPAIAVPGNHDIPLWNFGLRLTAPFRRWREGVPADLRSDWLHIGDFHLFAANTADPMRIRPGILRENDIRRICAGLAAAPSAAFRVLVCHHPLEEPPGFDRGETRNAAQGMARLVKAGLDISLSGHLHHWQPGLGVTETNTRPLLQIQSGTALCARPGEKNHGFALLESHPGGVSVTPWLLDEAEKRFCPAKAVSFRWSDEGWLRER
- a CDS encoding VTT domain-containing protein is translated as MRLTALFLIPDAMEIINDIVMPMARSPWIYLIVFLCVMGDGFIPPVPAETVVVPLAALAAAEGQPLLWPLMLAAALGSVLGDHVAYGVGRMVDRQRLTSGYLRRLEPLILKVEAGLEKRLGLTLVSMRYLPGLRITTNLAAGMVDTSYGRFLPWCTVAGICWALFMTLAGNLAGHWFGENTWIAIIVALLFAMTISLVLEWAVQLLPVRRCCKRLVRAVSRASLRQP
- a CDS encoding HAMP domain-containing sensor histidine kinase codes for the protein MRRINSLRSRLILVMAAVFTLGVVNVAIYLLDLDNDVRDHVFREQIEILLAGLPRPPAPDDIARLPHHFSASDWRYALYTADGRLIAHSPAAQPALTFIPPLSRPDQIPSTMAVRAVGADKVLILGRNDWAECEELCQIFRDRMTGSVVVIAILALISLISIRMLSDWALGSVHRAAALAATISKSTPDRRIPLEELPVEILPLARSANIALDRLAEAYAMEKRFTADAAHELRTPLAVLDLRLQNAEMGVKPDWQAIRHDMDEMRHLLQQLLDLARLDHENLGGAAEAPVAVARILRDAAAAMLPACEAAGRALTLELSEGLMLARGGGQLRQAVRNLLDNALKHGQGRLTLSLQALPDNRAVIRVSDEGPAAPAAEAELLFDRFRKGRQSEGGTGLGLAIVRQAMANLGGTATIAHNEAFCVELVLPLS
- the uppP gene encoding undecaprenyl-diphosphatase UppP is translated as MEIWEAAVLGLLQGLTEFLPVSSSAHLRIAGAVMPAAHDPGAAFTAIVQIGTELAVLLYFRREILAIWRAMARQIGGRAFDADAARLGWLIAIGTLPIVGLGLAFADLIETALRNLYVTAAMLIAFGIVLGLADRFGSRKKALRQLGWRAGILLGFAQALALIPGVSRSGATISAGLLLGFRREDAARYAFLLAIPAVFGSGFYQLFKSMGVPDQAGLAPTAVGTAVAFLSGYMVIVAFMRLITTASFLPFVCYRIGLGLILLALLLTGGLAPV